The DNA window TCCACATTGAGGCCATGAATGACTTCGACAGATCCGTATGATTTCCGGATATCCGTAATTCTGACGTCTGACATGAGCCCCCCGCTCCCGATCTCATCGCGATGCTAGAGAAGGGAAATCTGGCTGTCCACGGCTCATGCGGCTTTTGTTGACACATTTCGAATCTCGACCATACTCGGGGCTCTGCGGGGGGAACTACCGGCTCTGGCTGTCGCCAAAGATAACAATCTGCGACGCCTGCTGTCCGCCTGCTTTTTAAAGATCTGATTTTTCCCGGGAGGACACACATGAAGGTCGAACTCTACAACTACATCCGTGCCGCGCAGAAGATGAACCGCCGCCAGATGCTCAAAGGCTCTGCGGCGGTGGGCGCAATGGCAATGATGCCAAAAGGTGCGGCGATGGCCGATGCGCATGGCAATGTCCGTGCTGAGATCCTGAAGATCCCCGGTGTGGGTGCGGGGTCTCCGACCGACAGCGACTGGCAGAAGGTCGGTGAGCTGTGCCTCGGCGCGACCAAAGAGAACGTGGCCGAAGGCGAGTTCGAAGGCGTTGAGCTGACTTTCATGGGTCTGAACAACCAGAACCTGCACAACTTCCTCTTCCGCGGGTTCCTGAAGCCCTGGGAGGCCTATACCGGTGCCACGATCAACTGGATTGATCTGGCGCAGGCCGATTACAACGCGCGCCTGCAGCAGTCTATTGCGACCGGCACGGTTGATTTCGACATCGTCGAGATGGGCGCACCCTTTGAAGGTGACGTGCTGGGCAAGGGTCTGGCCTCCGAGATGCCCGACTGGGTCAAAGAGCAGATCGATATGGACGACTATGTCGATTACCTCAAAGAGCCTGTCGGTACCTGGGATGGCAAGACCTACCGTGTTTCCATCGACGGCGACTGCCATTCGTTTGCCTATCGCACGGATTACTTCGGCGAGGGGTCTCTGACGGGGCGCGACGTGCCGACCACATGGCAGGAGATCAACGAGGTCTCCAAAGAGCTGATCGGCAAGGAAGACCCGCTGACCGGTCTGCCGGCGCATGGCTATCTTGATCCGCTCAAAGGCTGGGGTGGTTTCGGGTTCTATTTCCTCGAAAACCGCGCTTCGGCCTATGCCAAGCACCCCAACAGCCCGGCCTGGCTCTTTGAGCCGGACACGATGAAGCCGATGGTCAATAACCCCGCATGGGTTCAGGCCATTCAGGACGTGATGGACCTGATCGAGGCCGGTGCTTATCCGGCGGATCAGATCAACGCGGATCCGGGCACGACCGCGTTCCAGCAGTTCCTTGCAGGCACCGGCTCGATGCTGATGTGGTGGGGCGATGTTGGCTCATCCGCGCGCACGTCCGACACTTCGGTGGTTGGTGATGTCGTGGGCTTTGGCATCAACCCGGCGTCGGATCGCGTGTACAATGCGCAGGCCGGCGAATGGGAAGAGACCCGCAATGAGGCGCCCAATATGGCCTACATCGGCTGGGGCGTTTACGTCATGGCCACGGTCGAAGGCGACGAGAAAAAGAAGAAAGCGGCATGGTCAGCCGCGGCGCATCTGGGCGGCAAAGATCTGTCGCTCTGGGCGTCTGCCTATCCGTCGGGCTTCCAGCCCTACCGCCAGTCGCACTTCCAGTATGAGGAGTGGGAAGAGGCCGGCTACGACCGCGCCTTTGTCGAAGACTATCTCGGCTCCAACGCGGACAGCTACAACCATCCGAATGCCGCGATTGAACCGCGTATCCCGGGCATCTTCCAGTATTACTCGGTTGCTGAGGATGAACTGGCCAAAGGCTACGCCGGCCAGTACGGCTCCGCTCAGGAAACCGCGGACGCGATCGCTGCGGCCTGGGAGAAGATCACCGACCAGATCGGACGCGAGAGCCAGATCGCGCTTTATAAGGCGTCGCTCGGTCTCTGAACCCCGGACGTCCCGAAGCATTCTGAGAAAGGCGCGCGGATCCCGCGCGCCTTTTTCCATGCCCGCGCCCTTCGCCCCGGGTGTGCCGGCGAATGCGCCGCGCCGGACTGAATGGCTTTGAGCTGGTTTCCATGATGTTTTCCTGCGGTGATCGCACAAGCGCCAGGGCCACAACCAGCCTTCTCGTTTTTCGGGTATGCGCCACATTCGCGCCACTTTGCGCTGCTAGCGCTGTGCCGCACTGACTGAAATTTTACAAACACCGGAGTACTCTGATGCCTGACGCCAGCATTTTTCTTATCATCGGGATGGTCCTCATCCTCGCCCTCGTCGTTCGTATGGCCCGCCGCAACCGTGAAGGTAGTGCAGGCCAGGACGTAAAAGACTGAAGCGATTGACATGCAGACCGACGCTATGAACGAAGGTCTGTTCAGCCCCGGCATGCGTGCCTTTCTGGACAACCCGATGAACGGCGTTTTTATTGCGCTGTTCATCCTCGCTGTTGTCTGGCTCATCCATCAGCTTACCCATCATCCGCGACGCAACGAGGATGATGGCAGCGGATCGGTTGACGGTGGCTGCAGTAGTTTCAGCGATGGCTGCGGCGGCGGTGACGGAGATTAACGCACTGTTTCATTTACAGGGTTAACAGTCGCCGAAGACGCGGCTAACCTCGGGACATGAGTACCGAGGGCGACCTGCTGCATACCGTCACGGCGGATAATATTTCTGAAGCGCGGCAGCGGACAGGGCGCTGGATGGTGCGTGCCTCGGCGGCGCTTGTCGTTCTTCTGGCGGCGCTGCAGTTCGCCCATGAAACAGGTCGCACTGACATCGGTTTCGCGACCTGGCGACCGGTGCTTTATGCCTATATGCTCTGGGCCACGGCGCTTTGTGCCGCTCAGGTGATCATCAACGGCGAAAAGGGCAAGCGTACGCTCTTTGTCCTGCCGGCTGCACTCTTTGTCATCAGCCTCGTTGTCTTCCCGCTGCTCTTTGCCGGCTATATCTCCTTTACCGACTGGAACCTTGCCTCTCCTGACGGCCCGCAGCCCAACGGCTGGGACAATATGCGCGAGATGTGGAACGACGGGTTTTACTGGAACGCGCTGAAAAATATGGTGTATTACGTGCTGGCGGTCAGCGTGGAATACGTCATCGCCTTTGGTCTGGCGCTGCTGCTCAACGCGCAGATCCGGGCGCGTAAATTCTTCCGGGTAGTGTTTCTGCTGCCTTTGATGCTCAGCCCGGTGGCGGTTTCATGGATGATCGGCAAGTCGATGATGGAGATCCGCTTCGGGCCGATCTCGCGCCTTGCACGCGAACTGGGCTGGGACAATCCAAGCTTTTTCGGCTCGCCCGAGATCGCGCGATTCATGATCATGGCGATGGATGCCTGGACGTTCATTCCCTTCATGATGATCATGCTGCTGGCCGGCCTGCAGGCGCTGCCGCGCGAGGTCATCGAAGCGTCGAAAGTGGATGGTGCAAGCGGATGGCAAAGCTTCAAAGAGGTGATATTTCCGCTGATGCTGCCGGTCTCGGTGACCGCCGTGGTGATCCGGATCATCTTCAAACTCAAGCTGGCGGATGTGATCATCAACGTCACTTCCGGCGGGCCGGGCGGGGCCACTGACAGCGTCACGAGCTTTATCTTCCGCGAATACCGTGACCGGTCCAACGTCGGCTACG is part of the Roseobacter ponti genome and encodes:
- a CDS encoding carbohydrate ABC transporter permease; this encodes MSTEGDLLHTVTADNISEARQRTGRWMVRASAALVVLLAALQFAHETGRTDIGFATWRPVLYAYMLWATALCAAQVIINGEKGKRTLFVLPAALFVISLVVFPLLFAGYISFTDWNLASPDGPQPNGWDNMREMWNDGFYWNALKNMVYYVLAVSVEYVIAFGLALLLNAQIRARKFFRVVFLLPLMLSPVAVSWMIGKSMMEIRFGPISRLARELGWDNPSFFGSPEIARFMIMAMDAWTFIPFMMIMLLAGLQALPREVIEASKVDGASGWQSFKEVIFPLMLPVSVTAVVIRIIFKLKLADVIINVTSGGPGGATDSVTSFIFREYRDRSNVGYGTLLAMVYLVLIIIFVTLLLKLVSRWMERPA
- a CDS encoding extracellular solute-binding protein; this translates as MKVELYNYIRAAQKMNRRQMLKGSAAVGAMAMMPKGAAMADAHGNVRAEILKIPGVGAGSPTDSDWQKVGELCLGATKENVAEGEFEGVELTFMGLNNQNLHNFLFRGFLKPWEAYTGATINWIDLAQADYNARLQQSIATGTVDFDIVEMGAPFEGDVLGKGLASEMPDWVKEQIDMDDYVDYLKEPVGTWDGKTYRVSIDGDCHSFAYRTDYFGEGSLTGRDVPTTWQEINEVSKELIGKEDPLTGLPAHGYLDPLKGWGGFGFYFLENRASAYAKHPNSPAWLFEPDTMKPMVNNPAWVQAIQDVMDLIEAGAYPADQINADPGTTAFQQFLAGTGSMLMWWGDVGSSARTSDTSVVGDVVGFGINPASDRVYNAQAGEWEETRNEAPNMAYIGWGVYVMATVEGDEKKKKAAWSAAAHLGGKDLSLWASAYPSGFQPYRQSHFQYEEWEEAGYDRAFVEDYLGSNADSYNHPNAAIEPRIPGIFQYYSVAEDELAKGYAGQYGSAQETADAIAAAWEKITDQIGRESQIALYKASLGL